A single Lactuca sativa cultivar Salinas chromosome 8, Lsat_Salinas_v11, whole genome shotgun sequence DNA region contains:
- the LOC111914258 gene encoding uncharacterized protein LOC111914258 — MVNLRAFCEFSKMQGTKAEIGLIPVYPTLTFPNHYSIITGLYPAYHGIILNRFTNPTTGDNFTTRSREPKWWLGEPIWETIANQGLKAATYFWPGSDIKKGSWDCLVNLCPPYNASVPFKERVDTFLHYFDFPNEEIPAFMALYLEDHDSQGYLVGPDDPQITEAVSHIDGFIY; from the exons ATGGTAAACTTAAGGGCTTTTTGCGAATTTAGTAAAATG CAAGGAACAAAAGCTGAAATCGGATTGATTCCAGTTTACCCAACCTTAACTTTCCCAAATCACTACTCAATCATCACCGGATTATACCCTGCTTATCATGGAATCATATTAAACAGATTCACTAATCCAACTACAGGCGATAACTTCACAACGAGAAGTCGTGAACCCAAATGGTGGTTAGGCGAACCCATATGGGAGACCATCGCGAACCAAGGGCTGAAAGCGGCAACATATTTCTGGCCTGGGTCCGATATAAAAAAGGGTTCTTGGGATTGTCTTGTGAATTTATGTCCACCGTATAACGCTTCAGTCCCGTTTAAAGAACGCGTCGATACTTTTCTCCATTATTTCGATTTTCCAAATGAAGAAATTCCTGCTTTCATGGCGTTATATTTGGAGGACCATGATTCTCAAGGTTATCTAGTTGGCCCTGATGATCCTCAAATTACAGAAGCTGTTAGTCACATCGATgggtttatttattaa